The Belonocnema kinseyi isolate 2016_QV_RU_SX_M_011 chromosome 1, B_treatae_v1, whole genome shotgun sequence genomic interval ctatttcttcagaatctgagGTAACTAATTTAGAGTTATTTTCTGAGCTATAGAAAAAacttaatacaaaagatttgtatctttcttagcTTTTTCTTTTGCCAAATTGCCAAATTGCAACCAATGGATCAAGAAATCATTAAGAACCTTAAAGTGAATTACCGGCGGAGAATTATAAAAAGATTGCTCAAGGCTTCGGATGAGAAAATAGGGTTGACTGATTTGAATTTATTGGATGCTATTTTCGACTTGAACAAAGGTTGGGCTGATGTGACTAGTGATACAAATGCGAATTGCTTTCGGAAGGCTGGCTTTGTGAAAACTGACGTGGAAAATCTTGCAACACAAGAACAAGACGAAACTTTATCCGATGGTACTTCTGAAGAGTGGTATGATCTACAAAGAATGTTGGGCTTCACAGAAGtaacttttgaagatttcattGATATAGACACTGATGTCATTATTGCTAGTAAAACTACAGATAGTAAGATATTGGATAGTATAAAGGCACAAGAACCTTCAAAATCTGATGACGAGAATGATGCCCAGGATCAGGATGTGGCACCGCCAGAAAATGGAGAGATGCTGAACTTGGTTTAGCAGTTGCTCGCAGGTTTCTTTCTGAACAAAGTGATGTTCCGAACAAAATCTTTGCTGCTTTAGACATGGTTGAAAACTTCTGCCAGAGAAAGAGTTGCAATGAACAGAAAAAATTACTGACTTTATTAAATAATcagctattttaaaaataccaaacggccctttttagggccaacaaattatttttacgttGGATAACTCATTGTTTATTTCAAACTTCTCTATAACTGACATCAACATAATTGCTTATTACCAAATTCTTCCAATCGCTGATTCTCCTGAGCATGTCAAAATTTTTACGTTTGATTATTACttttttggcattataatattaactGAAAAACATTTTCGCACTGCCTGCATCGAATGTATTTTAAGGGAAATTCATAATACGTTATCTAGAACGTATAATAAACGTATAAACGAGTTATGTGCGTTAATACTCTCatgttcgataattcgaagtttttctCGGTCTCTGATCGCTTCGAATTATCGAGGTTTTTActgtatctttaaaatcttagctctggtttgcatttttccttttatttgcagccaccagattagcacaaacttctttcctcttgaacccatttcaatgttatcaaattaaaatgtgttatttAACTCCACTTAACTGTTGCTTTCACGAAGTGTGatgatggaattttaaataaaaccactAAGAATttgtcacgagggcgcaggcgtcgaggcagCGACGCCACATTTTTTGTGCGTTAAAATATAAgagcgttaaaaaataatttaaaatttctacggAGAATGTGGAGCTTTAAaagagacataagtaaaactcaaaaatatagaGGCAACACCTTTAATATAGGGAGCTGAAGCTTATAGAGAAGCAAcatagaataaaaatatctttaggagtggctacgtaggggctagtagaataaacagccgcaaagcagggacaatacttccacttcgAGCGTCAAAGtggggcctatatttcgactcggggactttattaatttaaattcggaaaaattaaattgctttgagATTTTTAAtggatacaccgataccatcaaactgacgtagaattaattttagagacTGATCAAATTCCAATTTGTAAATTAGATCCAGAGATAGTGatttctaaaatagaataatttctaaaaaaaattagaataaaaattctggctaAAAATAtcatgtctagatttatttctgataccattctatcaaaaataagtctaatttattttagtggttgatcaaaacaaattttgagatgaggtccagagaaaacgttttctaaaatcaaaaaataaaattttttaaataagaaaatcggcttccgtttccggcatgaaagtgttaaagtagtgggaattgttgatgctgaatttttctggtattttggtgaatttgaggtgagtggattgtggaagtatgTAAAAGGGTGTgaatgtgagagattaattgaggtcGGGTAGCGACAAAGGagggcgagacaggtaccagacagcgacggtagatagagacagggaagcatagaaggcgggagagtttgaattgGATTAATGGATAGCGGAGCAAGTATCTCCGTGGAAGAAACAgctttagagcaggaagtgttcagaatgccgaaagaggagatcaaagaAAGGAAGACAACGGGGAAGTATGAGAATACTacagaaaaggagagattaagagcaaaaagcgtaggatcaattgaggcttttattaaaagaagagatgggaagcagtgaagagaaggaagatatcgatGCGagcttgaaatataaaaaaatgtttagatcgctaCCGGAAAAGCTGAATTTCGTAGAGAAAAATGATAGTAGTAAGGAGGCCGAAAGAAGCGGAGATCAAACTGAAGTTCCGATAAAAAAGGAAAGACtgaaggaaatttgaaaattgatgatagaggtaatgggtatttatgaagaaaagcaggagaaaatgGGAGAGTAATTAGAGAAGGAAGTTAGGCGGCAAATGGCTGAActtatgaaagaaataaaaaatgggaataaGTCAGAGGAAACTTAGATaaaaggatgcagtcattggaacaaaaactagaggaGAAgaaggaagataataataaaaatgtaaaggaCATTCAAGGTAGGATAACGAAACTTGAATGCTCGAACCGGAATTGTACGGGGGCGAGAGTGGAAATAAGTAGAAGGAAAGGCAgagaaaaatggaataaataggaaaggaaagagagagaaggaagaaaattgaacatagtgATAAAGTGTATAAGATtcgaggggaaggagctgaaggaacgAGCGGAAGAAGTACTAATATGGATTAAtgcgaaggtagagatagaggaagtgagaagtaTAGGAAGCGAAGAGCGAATGGAGGAGAGAATGGTACTGGTAAGACTAAAGAAATGGAAACATAAGAGCGTAGTGATGTCCAAGAAGAGcatgttatatggaagctcgaagataatagaggatgatttgatataggtagaaagaaagatgcagtataagttaaggaaaatagcggaagaggaaagaaaaaattgaagaacaacatgggttaagtatgggagaatacagatagacggattATGGTGGGATTCAGATAAATAAAAGGAACAAATAGTAAGAAATGCGgcgcagggaaactaggagaggaaggaacgggaggtAGGAAAATaggaaatagtaagaaggaaaaaaagacgaGAAACGAACGTAGTGAACAATGGAAgattttgttactggaatatagcaggattggaaaAAAGGGATAAGGAGTttgtgagaaatttgacacactgagatgtagtcataatgatggagacgtgtctggatgaaaagggatgggaaataGTATGGGGAAGGTTACTAAGAGGTTAAAAATAGTAAGAACAGATAGCAAAAAGggagaataaaaagggcagagcaatgggaggaatggtgatgggagtaaggaatgaatttATTACAGGAAAATATCAGAAATacagaaaagaacaaaaagaaggattaatagtggaagaggtaatgatgggaggagataAGTAAAAGATAGgtgttaaagagcttggaggagttgaaATGGTATGATCCTACACGGAAAtgtagaaggagatgagaaaggagaatataaacgctcaggaggtgaaaggggtacgataattgattatgtgatagtggatgatgaggtatgAAAGAAGGTTGAGAAACTataggtaggtgattatattgattcagatcactttcgcttaatagtgacattagagggacaaaaaagcaatatcaATATGAATAAGAGCGGAGCAAATGTAAAAtctgtaggaaaaggggattggtcaatggAAGGAAAAGAGCAGTTTAGAGAacaggtcagaaatatcaaaatgggagaggaaaatgtggacaagcagatggaaaaaatgataggaaaaataaaaagaggattagagagctcaaacaaaaaagaagtttgtaAAGGGGGGggatagaagtgggtgggatgaggactgtaaagaaagaaaaaaaggagtttagaaaggaattaagaaagtggagaaaagaaaaaagtaatggggaaaaATATATGACAAAAAAGGAAGAGTATACTTGAGTTGCGTTATCAATAGAAataggaagagaataaaaggtttgaggaagaggcggagaggGCTAgggcggaagaagaggtatggaaggtaataaatagagaaagaaaaagaagaaaaagagtaaaccaagatattgaaatggtagaatggaagaaatatttttcgaaattgctaGAAGAAGTAGAGAGAAAAGTCAGAAAGGAAGGAAAATatagtagagaaagagatgaggaagagtaaatatcaagggaagaaatagttgaggttttaggaataatgaaggatggaaagacacctggtatagatgagattccaaattaaGTATCGCattatggaggggaggaactagagaaatgggcatggataatgtgtagtAGATTCTGGAGagaagaggggtggccagagttatggaaaaaaGGACTAGTTATATCAATAGTAAAGAAGGGCATAGGAGCGAAGGTCAAAGATTATAAGGggggtgacgctgatgccaacactgtgtAAAGTATATTTAACTATAGAtataagttaaagaaaaaaatctcaagtCACTGAATCAGgaagggtttagaaaaggaatgggggttaTGGACAACATAtgtgttctgaactatctagtaaataagagattcaaaatgaaaaaagggGCATTGAtggcaatgttcgtggactttaaGGCGaggtttgactcattagaccgaggcaaaatagaaaaagttatgggaAAAAGGgtataagagagggattaataaagagagaaaaagaaatgagaagaaaagTTTGGGGAGGAGTTAGCAGAGGAAAGGAAAAgttatatacactggcatacgcagacgacatagtgttgatcgCAGAAGATAAAGAAGAGACGGccggattaattacaggattagagatatacttagatgggaaaaagcttaAGGGGGTCATCTAATGAGACGGCCGTTTTCTAATGCTCttttggggaatttttttctataaccCGTTGAAACAAgataattactatattttatatctattttgaatacatttaaacaaaatttggaaatttgttgaagaCATTACACAGAATATTTCCGGAGGTACATCGCTCAACAGGAGCAGGTGTAAAAGAAGAGGTGCTCCACTGCTGCCATGATTCCGACCATTCTCATAATCTGAAATCAAGAAACCATACTCTGTACAgaactaaaataaagaaagaatttaaaaaaataattttttgttgtgagctttaaaaaaattcaattttactccCTTTTTGAGGTCTATATAAGtgctaaaaaaacaaacaaagcaATCCTAATTCTTTTCGTTCAACTTGAAGTTGTATATGCGCTAAAGGTGCTGTATCAATTTGAGCAgaaacaaccaaatagttttcgagatatcatggcagcagtttaaaaaaatcgggttttgagaaaaacacgtttaaaaGTTGTTgtatattattcataataaaaattgcttCACCATCAATCTGCTATGCCTGGGCCATAGAgtacatatattacgtaagaagtttttcttttctttgaatgAAGACGAGCATAACACACGTCTTTTATACCTGTTATAAACgtgattgatgaaaaaaattgatttttttggtctGACACATTAGACGACCCCctaaatgtaaatgtagaaaaggcaAAGATAATGAGGTATAGAGAAGGAGGGGGgtggaagaaagaatggacagtgAGATGGAAGCGaatcaatttaaacaaagtaaaattCTATACATATttaggatatatcttgca includes:
- the LOC117176798 gene encoding tigger transposable element-derived protein 4-like, with protein sequence MDQEIIKNLKVNYRRRIIKRLLKASDEKIGLTDLNLLDAIFDLNKGWADVTSDTNANCFRKAGFVKTDVENLATQEQDETLSDGTSEEWYDLQRMLGFTEVTFEDFIDIDTDVIIASKTTDSKILDSIKAQEPSKSDDENDAQDQDVAPPENGEMLNLV